From Ischnura elegans chromosome 13 unlocalized genomic scaffold, ioIscEleg1.1 SUPER_13_unloc_1, whole genome shotgun sequence, a single genomic window includes:
- the LOC124172494 gene encoding histone-lysine N-methyltransferase SETMAR-like — protein MSAIIDAPAKCELRSVIRFLQAEGHSAAEIHRRMSRVYGENFMSDGVAREWCRKFKDGRNDVHDEGGQGRKSVISDDLVKRVDSRVKENRRFTITALFTEFPEVSRSVLYSIVTEQLDYKKLCASWVPKMLTDGHKTGRMASALEFLERYHDEGGNFLKSIVTGDETWIQYDTPETKRQSQQWMHSNSPNKPKKFKQTFNNRKTMATVFWDQQGVLLVEFMEPGTTITAAVYCETLRRLRRAIQNKRRGKLTAGVVLIHDNARPHCWSNSTGSQTIWMGHFRSSAIQS, from the coding sequence ATGTCCGCCATTATTGAtgctcccgccaagtgtgaatTGCGAAGTGTGATTCGTTTTTTACAGGCTGAAGGCCATAGTGCTGCAGAAATCCATCGGAGAATGAGTCGTGTTTATGGGGAAAACTTCATGAGTGATGGTGTTGCGCGTGAATGGTGTCGAAAGTTTAAAGATGGCCGTAATGATGTGCATGATGAAGGGGGCCAAGGACGCAAATCTGTCATTTCAGATGACCTGGTTAAACGAGTTGACAGTAGGGTTAAAGAAAACCGCAGATTCACCATTACTGCGTTGTTTACGGAATTTCCAGAAGTTTCAAGGTCTGTTTTGTACTCTATTGTTACTGAGCAGTTAGACTACAAAAAACTTTGTGCAAGTTGGGTCCCAAAAATGTTGACAGACGGCCACAAAACTGGACGAATGGCGTCAGCTTTGGAGTTTCTTGAGCGTTATCATGATGAAGGAGGCAACTTTTTGAAATCAATCGTGACTGGGGATGAAACCTGGATTCAATACGACACACCGGAAACAAAACGACAATCTCAACAATGGATGCATTCAAATTCACCAAACAAACCAAAGAAATTCAAACAAACCTTCAACAACAGAAAGACTATGGCTACTGTGTTTTGGGACCAACAAGGTGTGTTGCTTGTGGAGTTTATGGAGCCCGGAACCACAATCACTGCAGCTGTTTATTGTGAAACTTTACGACGTTTGCGTAGAGCCATTCAGAACAAAAGAAGAGGAAAGCTGACCGCTGGAgttgttctgatccatgacaatgcccGTCCACACTGCTGGAGCAACTCAACGGGTTCTCAAACAATTTggatgggacattttcgatcatccgccaTACAGTCCTGA